A window from Malania oleifera isolate guangnan ecotype guangnan chromosome 7, ASM2987363v1, whole genome shotgun sequence encodes these proteins:
- the LOC131160930 gene encoding uncharacterized protein LOC131160930, with protein MSLMGSRVARKSSSCRILEAKISRGLYLPGFGELPSLRSGVQTSFFRSFSPGSNFHKGSDLISDPNLCFAFTFVRHFGCRDIQSSRKNMVHHHHHHHHHQQVQHHHHQGRDGPYDDGLLPCYCCPCLLVSSFFRGIGRCLFAACFPLMQCFGWDDWRHHHHHHKHVY; from the exons ATGTCTTTAATG GGAAGCCGCGTAGCCAGAAAGTCTTCCAGTTGTAGAATCCTGGAAGCGAAAATTTCTCGCGGCCTTTACCTTCCGGGATTTGGGGAGCTGCCTTCCTTGCGAAGTGGAGTACAAACTTCTTTCTTCCGCAGTTTTTCTCCTGGGTCAAATTTTCACAAAGGGTCTGATTTGATTTCAGACCCTAACTTGTGCTTTGCATTTACCTTTGTTCGCCATTTTGGCTGCAGAGATATACAGAG CTCAAGAAAGAACATGGTTCATCACCaccatcatcatcaccatcaccaGCAGGTCCAGCACCATCATCACCAGGGAAGAGATGGACCGTACGATGATGGCTTGTTGCCTTGTTATTGTTGCCCATGTTTGTTAGTCTCCTCCTTCTTCCGAGGGATTGGGCGATGCCTATTTGCTGCTTGTTTCCCTCTCATGCAGTGCTTTGGATGGGATGACTGGCGCCACCACCATCACCACCACAAGCATGTCTATTGA